The Streptomyces sp. NBC_00569 genomic sequence CCCAGGCCCTGCCGCGGCTCGACTCACTGGAGCAGAAGCTCAAGGACCTCGAGCAGCAATTCGGCTAGGGGGGCGTCCGAAGGGAGTTCGGCCGGACGGGTGCGCCGTTCCGGGCGGCGGTCCCACGGTGTCACGCGGGGCCGCCGTCCAGTTCGAACCAGACCACCTTGCCCACGCCCAGTGCCCGTACGCCCCAGGCGTCCGCGAGCGACTGCACCAGGACGAGGCCCCGGCCGTTCGTACCGTCGTCGGCGACCGGTACGCGCAGCCTCGGCCTGCGCCCCACGAAGTCCCTGACCTCCACCCGGAGCCTCTTCGGCCCGACGGTGGCCGTGAGGACGGCGTCGTGGTCGGTGTGCACCAGGGCGTTCGTCACCAGTTCGCTGGTGAGCAGCTCCGCGGTCTCCGACCTCTCCGGCGGGCCCCAGTCGTCCAGGAGTTCGCGCAGTGCGCGCCTCGCCTCGGGCACCGCCCGCAGGTCGGACCGCCCCAGCGTGCGCCTCAACAGCGCGCCTCCGCCGTCGCCCGTCGTGCCGTCGTGCGCCGTGTTGTCGTCCGCCGTGCCGTCGTTCGTCGCCCCGTCGCTCCCTGGCGCTTCCTCCGTTGGGGAGCGTCCGGCCACCGTGGTGGGAACGCGCCCTCGTACCAGCCGTTTCATGACCCCCGCCCGCACGCCGATGACCTTGCCCCTTCTCCTGCGACCACGCTCGAACGCGTACACGGGAATGCATGCCCCGCACGCATGTCCGCACTCCTGTGGATTCATCCACCAACGAACTCGCGGTCCGGCGGTACTACGGGCGCGGCAGGTTGCGGATGTTGGAGCGGGCCATCTGCACCATGCGGCCGACGCCGCCGTCCAGGACGATCTTGGAGGCGGAGAGCGCGAAGCCCGTCACCATCTCGGCGCTGATCCTGGGCGGGATCGACAGGGCGTTGGGGTCGGTGACGACGTCGACGAGGGCGGGGCCCTTGTGCTTGAAGGCGTCCTTGAGGGCCCCGGCGAGCTGTTTCGGCTTCTCCACGCGCACCCCGTACGCTCCGCACGCGCGGGCGACGGCCGCGAAGTCGGGGTTCTTGTTCGCCGTCCCGTACGACGGGAGCCCGGCCACGAGCATCTCCAACTCGACCATACCGAGCGAGGAGTTGTTGAAGAGGACGACCTTGACCGGCAGGTCGTACTGGACGAGGGTCAGGAAGTCGCCCATCAGCATGGAGAACCCGCCGTCGCCCGACATCGAGACGACCTGGCGGTTGCGGTCGACGAACTGGGCGCCGATCGCCATCGGCAGCGCGTTGGCCATGGAGCCGTGCGAGAACGATCCGATCACGCGGCGGCGGCCGTTGGGCGAGATGTAGCGCGCCGCCCACACGTTGCACATGCCCGTGTCGACGGTGAACACGGCGTCGTCGGCGGCCAGTTCGTCGAGCACGGAGGCGACGTACTCGGGGTGGATCGGGACGTGCTTCTCCACCTTCTTCGTGTACGCCTTGATGACGCCTTCGAGGGTGTCCGCGTGCTTCTTGAGCATCTTGTCGAGGAAGCGCCGGTTCGTCTTCGGCTGCACGCGCGGGGTCAGGCAGCGCAGCGTCTCGCGCACGTCGCCCCACACGGCGAGGTCCAGCTTCGAGCGCCGGCCGAGGTGCTCGGGCCTGACGTCGACCTGGACGATCTTCACGTCCTTCTGCGGCAGGAACGCGTTGTACGGGAAGTCCGTGCCGAGCAGGATGAGCAGATCGCACTCGTTCGTCGCCTCGTACGCGGCGCCGTACCCGAGCAGCCCGCTCATGCCGACGTCGAACGGGTTGTCGTACTGAATCCATTCCTTGCCGCGCAGGGCGTGCCCGACCGGCGACTTGATCTTCTCCGCGAAGTCCATGACCTCGGCGTGCGCGCCCGCGGTGCCGCTGCCGCAGAAGAGCGTGACCTTGGCGGCGTCGTCGATCATCTCGACGAGCCGGTCGATCTCGGTGTCGCCGGGGCGGATGGTCGGCCGGGACGTGACGATCGCCGTCTCGACCGACTTCTCGGGTGCGGGCCGGTCGGCGACGTCGCCGGGCAGCGTGACGACGCTGACGCCCGACTGGCCGACCGCGTGCTGGATCGCCGTCTGCAGGACGCGCGGCATCTGCTGCGGGTTGGAGATCATCTCGCTGTAGTGCGAGCACTCCTGGAAGAGCCGGTCGGGGTGCGTCTCCTGGAAGTAGCCGAGGCCGATCTCGCTCGACGGGATGTGCGAGGCGAGCGCGAGGACCGGGGCCATGGAGCGGTGGGCGTCGTAGAGCCCGTTGATGAGGTGCAGATTGCCGGGCCCGCAGGAGCCGGCGCAGGACGTCATCTTCCCGGTGATCTGCGCCTCCGCCCCGGCGGCGAACGCGGCGGTCTCCTCGTGCCGTACGTGGATCCAGTCGATCGCGGAGTTGCGGCGGATCGCGTCGACGACCGGGTTCAGGCTGTCGCCGACGACGCCGTACATACGCTTGACGCCCGCGCGGACGAGGATGTCGACGAACTGCTCGGCGACGTTCTGCTTGGCCATGACTCACGCGCCCCTTCACGAACCGTCCTGTGGACACTCCCTTCCCCATG encodes the following:
- a CDS encoding pyruvate dehydrogenase — translated: MAKQNVAEQFVDILVRAGVKRMYGVVGDSLNPVVDAIRRNSAIDWIHVRHEETAAFAAGAEAQITGKMTSCAGSCGPGNLHLINGLYDAHRSMAPVLALASHIPSSEIGLGYFQETHPDRLFQECSHYSEMISNPQQMPRVLQTAIQHAVGQSGVSVVTLPGDVADRPAPEKSVETAIVTSRPTIRPGDTEIDRLVEMIDDAAKVTLFCGSGTAGAHAEVMDFAEKIKSPVGHALRGKEWIQYDNPFDVGMSGLLGYGAAYEATNECDLLILLGTDFPYNAFLPQKDVKIVQVDVRPEHLGRRSKLDLAVWGDVRETLRCLTPRVQPKTNRRFLDKMLKKHADTLEGVIKAYTKKVEKHVPIHPEYVASVLDELAADDAVFTVDTGMCNVWAARYISPNGRRRVIGSFSHGSMANALPMAIGAQFVDRNRQVVSMSGDGGFSMLMGDFLTLVQYDLPVKVVLFNNSSLGMVELEMLVAGLPSYGTANKNPDFAAVARACGAYGVRVEKPKQLAGALKDAFKHKGPALVDVVTDPNALSIPPRISAEMVTGFALSASKIVLDGGVGRMVQMARSNIRNLPRP
- a CDS encoding ATP-binding protein; the protein is MKRLVRGRVPTTVAGRSPTEEAPGSDGATNDGTADDNTAHDGTTGDGGGALLRRTLGRSDLRAVPEARRALRELLDDWGPPERSETAELLTSELVTNALVHTDHDAVLTATVGPKRLRVEVRDFVGRRPRLRVPVADDGTNGRGLVLVQSLADAWGVRALGVGKVVWFELDGGPA